Proteins from one Sphingomonas sp. HF-S4 genomic window:
- a CDS encoding inorganic phosphate transporter: protein MHELALPLLIGLIAVALAFDFLNGLHDAANSIATVVATRLLSPVQAVLFAAVFNFAAYFLTIAIPSLHAVAETIGKGLVDKDVVTPAVIFGALGGAMFWNVLTWMKGIPSSSSHALVGGLIGAGVAHAGLTGIHWGGLNKTLFAIVLSPTLGMFLAMLVMLVSSWLLRRATARTAERSFRGLHLVSSAAYSLSHGLNDAQKTMGIITVLLYSTGRLSGDFEVPHWVAISCYVAIALGTMTGGWKIIETMGSRITKLSQHQGFSASFAGSIVLFTASALGIPVSTTHTITGSIIGAGTARRASAVRWGVAQSVVMAWIITIPASALVGAAFYAVTLLF, encoded by the coding sequence ATGCACGAACTTGCCCTTCCGCTGCTCATCGGCCTGATCGCCGTCGCGCTGGCGTTCGACTTCCTGAACGGGCTGCATGATGCGGCCAATTCGATCGCGACGGTGGTGGCGACGCGGCTGCTATCGCCAGTGCAGGCAGTACTCTTCGCCGCGGTGTTCAACTTCGCAGCCTATTTCCTGACGATCGCGATCCCTTCGCTCCATGCCGTCGCCGAGACGATCGGCAAGGGGCTGGTCGACAAGGACGTCGTCACCCCCGCGGTGATTTTCGGCGCGCTCGGCGGGGCAATGTTCTGGAACGTGCTGACCTGGATGAAGGGCATTCCTTCGTCGAGCAGCCATGCGCTGGTCGGCGGGCTGATCGGCGCGGGCGTGGCGCATGCCGGGCTGACCGGCATCCATTGGGGTGGGCTCAACAAGACCCTGTTCGCGATCGTGCTGTCGCCGACGCTCGGCATGTTCCTCGCGATGCTGGTGATGCTGGTCAGCTCGTGGCTGCTACGCCGTGCCACTGCGCGGACCGCCGAGCGCAGCTTTCGCGGACTGCACCTCGTTTCTTCCGCCGCCTATTCGCTGAGCCACGGGCTCAACGACGCGCAGAAGACGATGGGGATCATCACCGTGCTGCTCTATTCGACCGGGCGGCTGAGCGGCGATTTCGAAGTGCCGCACTGGGTGGCGATCAGTTGCTATGTCGCGATCGCGCTGGGCACGATGACCGGCGGCTGGAAGATCATCGAAACGATGGGCTCGCGGATTACCAAGCTGTCGCAGCACCAGGGGTTCAGCGCTTCGTTCGCGGGATCGATCGTCCTGTTCACGGCCTCGGCGCTCGGCATACCGGTGTCCACCACGCACACGATCACCGGCTCGATCATCGGCGCGGGCACCGCGCGCCGCGCCTCGGCGGTGCGCTGGGGCGTCGCACAGAGCGTGGTGATGGCGTGGATCATCACCATTCCGGCCTCGGCGCTGGTCGGCGCGGCCTTTTACGCAGTGACCTTGCTGTTCTAG
- a CDS encoding DUF47 family protein: protein MRQIAALPYRTDDSAADTSVRILLVTSRGTGRWVIPKGNAMSGVAPHLAASQEAEEEAGVQGPVCPTPLGSYRYRKRRGSGASLMMDVDVFPLAVTRELDSWKEQSQRERRWFTLAEAADAVEEPDLRDLIRSFGASEFKAATQRTGMFGAVAEKSRLGPMFAWFQRLLPRTGNFFELFEAHSTTVMAGADALARVLEGGPAREEHIREVIEREHDADNIIREVLQTVRKTFLTPFDRGAITSLIGALDDSIDEMQATVNAISLYEVESFAPEMKDMAGIVVDAARLTAEAMPLLRNVAQNSARLHELTERLVRMEGHADEIHAAGLKRIFKEYGDGDTLRFVVEREIFKHLERIVDSFEDVANEIDGIVIDHA from the coding sequence ATTCGCCAGATCGCCGCCCTTCCCTATCGCACCGATGATTCCGCGGCCGATACCTCGGTCCGCATCCTGCTGGTCACGTCGCGCGGCACCGGCCGTTGGGTGATCCCGAAGGGCAATGCGATGTCGGGCGTCGCGCCGCACCTCGCCGCGTCGCAGGAGGCCGAGGAGGAAGCCGGCGTCCAGGGTCCGGTATGCCCCACCCCGCTCGGCTCGTATCGCTACCGCAAGCGGCGCGGCAGCGGCGCGTCGCTGATGATGGACGTCGACGTCTTCCCGCTGGCGGTGACGCGCGAGCTCGACAGTTGGAAGGAGCAGTCGCAGCGCGAGCGCCGCTGGTTCACGTTGGCGGAGGCGGCGGACGCCGTGGAAGAGCCGGACCTGCGCGACCTCATCCGCTCGTTCGGCGCATCGGAATTCAAGGCCGCAACCCAGCGGACGGGCATGTTCGGCGCCGTCGCGGAAAAATCGAGGTTAGGACCCATGTTTGCCTGGTTTCAGCGGCTGCTGCCGCGCACCGGAAATTTCTTCGAGCTGTTCGAGGCGCATTCGACGACGGTGATGGCGGGCGCCGACGCGCTCGCCCGCGTGCTCGAAGGTGGCCCGGCGCGCGAAGAGCATATCCGCGAAGTGATCGAGCGCGAGCATGATGCCGACAACATCATCCGCGAAGTGCTCCAGACCGTGCGGAAGACCTTCCTGACCCCGTTCGACCGCGGCGCGATCACCAGCCTGATCGGCGCGCTCGACGATTCGATCGACGAGATGCAGGCAACCGTGAACGCAATCTCGCTATACGAAGTCGAGAGCTTCGCTCCCGAGATGAAGGACATGGCGGGGATCGTCGTCGACGCCGCGCGGCTTACTGCCGAAGCGATGCCGCTGCTGCGCAACGTCGCGCAGAACAGCGCGCGCCTCCACGAACTGACCGAGCGCCTGGTCCGCATGGAAGGGCATGCCGACGAGATCCATGCCGCAGGCCTCAAGCGCATCTTCAAGGAATATGGCGACGGCGACACGCTGCGCTTCGTCGTCGAGCGCGAGATCTTCAAGCATCTCGAGCGGATCGTCGACTCGTTCGAGGATGTCGCGAACGAGATCGACGGCATCGTCATCGACCACGCCTGA
- a CDS encoding response regulator transcription factor, whose protein sequence is MMTSQARAANGRRTIRVLVVSDVLLYREGVARGLAQSERMTIAAALSGIEAVAQLPTLGVDAVLLDASAPESLVVARRLHAIRPPLPIVGFGIGSAQTSVACAEAGLIGFVGRDGTLAELERAIEQAIAGEVGCPPQLVAMLCRRVAALSGTVATPPPVAALTRREREIAALASEGLSNKEIAIELRIGPATVKNHIHNILEKLQIRRRGAIGTHFRMRSATAMPTIDDDLPAARRAAADRAFAAC, encoded by the coding sequence ATGATGACGAGTCAGGCCCGGGCCGCGAATGGCCGCCGCACGATCCGCGTTCTCGTGGTCAGCGACGTGCTGCTGTATCGCGAGGGCGTCGCGCGCGGTCTCGCGCAATCGGAACGGATGACGATCGCCGCTGCGCTGAGCGGGATCGAGGCCGTGGCGCAGCTGCCGACGCTCGGCGTCGATGCGGTGCTGCTCGACGCGTCGGCGCCTGAATCGCTGGTGGTCGCACGGCGGCTCCACGCGATCCGCCCACCGCTGCCGATCGTCGGTTTCGGGATCGGCAGCGCGCAGACAAGCGTCGCCTGCGCAGAGGCGGGGCTCATCGGCTTTGTCGGGCGCGACGGCACGCTCGCCGAGCTCGAACGGGCGATCGAGCAGGCGATCGCCGGCGAGGTCGGCTGCCCGCCTCAGCTGGTCGCGATGCTCTGCCGCCGCGTCGCCGCCCTCTCGGGCACCGTTGCCACCCCCCCGCCCGTGGCCGCGCTCACCCGGCGCGAGCGCGAGATCGCCGCGCTCGCCTCCGAGGGTCTGTCCAACAAAGAGATCGCGATCGAGCTGCGGATTGGCCCGGCGACGGTCAAGAACCACATCCACAATATCCTGGAGAAGCTCCAGATCCGCCGCCGGGGCGCGATCGGTACCCATTTCCGCATGCGCTCGGCTACGGCAATGCCGACGATCGACGACGACCTTCCCGCTGCCCGTCGCGCGGCGGCGGACCGTGCTTTCGCCGCCTGCTGA
- a CDS encoding AraC family transcriptional regulator yields the protein MGERRGIEPVRYSTAEIAPAERHQIWSDRGWPSIAALFESTPIGPFSTSAENILLDGIAVSYSTGTARLLERTPERIAADRIDILGVGVLLEGEMHGLARSREFEARTGEMLLFDIAQPITMTMSITRSIQLGIPRAMAEAELGPVAELHGRVIRRDEAALFHAHLVKLSETMLRIPADTAPRLARTLLDLLAVAVQTSEGVERQAPGPVPGMAARARAEIRANLESPSLSVTSLCRRLQISRSTLHRLFEKEGGVQTYIRASRLAAARIALLDPENQERIGAIAERLGFSDAAHFSRLFRARFGETPSQCRAGRK from the coding sequence ATGGGGGAACGGCGAGGCATCGAGCCCGTCCGCTACTCTACCGCGGAAATCGCGCCGGCAGAGCGCCATCAGATCTGGTCGGACCGCGGCTGGCCGAGCATCGCCGCGTTGTTCGAGTCCACTCCGATCGGTCCGTTCTCGACCTCGGCCGAGAATATCCTGCTCGACGGTATCGCGGTCTCCTATTCGACCGGCACCGCGCGGCTGCTCGAGCGCACGCCGGAGCGGATTGCGGCCGACCGGATCGACATCCTCGGCGTCGGCGTGCTGCTGGAAGGCGAGATGCACGGGCTGGCGCGGTCGCGCGAGTTCGAGGCGCGGACCGGCGAGATGCTGCTGTTCGACATCGCCCAGCCGATCACGATGACGATGTCGATCACGCGATCGATCCAGCTCGGCATCCCGCGCGCGATGGCCGAGGCAGAGCTGGGGCCTGTCGCCGAGCTGCACGGGCGCGTGATCCGCCGCGACGAAGCGGCGCTGTTTCACGCGCATCTGGTCAAGCTCAGCGAGACGATGCTGCGGATCCCGGCGGACACCGCGCCGCGGCTGGCGCGGACGCTGCTCGATCTGCTGGCGGTGGCGGTGCAGACCTCCGAGGGCGTCGAGCGGCAGGCGCCTGGGCCGGTGCCCGGCATGGCGGCGCGTGCGCGCGCGGAGATCCGTGCAAATCTCGAATCGCCCTCGCTCTCGGTCACCAGCCTGTGTCGGCGGCTCCAGATCTCGCGCAGCACGCTTCACCGGCTGTTCGAGAAGGAAGGCGGGGTGCAGACCTATATCCGCGCCAGCCGCCTCGCCGCGGCACGGATCGCGCTGCTCGATCCCGAGAACCAGGAGCGGATCGGCGCGATCGCCGAGCGGCTGGGCTTCAGCGATGCCGCGCATTTCAGCCGCCTGTTCCGCGCGCGCTTCGGCGAGACGCCGAGCCAATGCCGCGCGGGACGCAAGTAG